From Actinosynnema mirum DSM 43827, a single genomic window includes:
- a CDS encoding RNA polymerase sigma factor produces MGKADEQAFRDFAERQAGALRRTAYLFCGDWHTAEDLMQATLLKLYQAWHRVEWRDNANAYARKVLLRTWLDERRRPWRRAEQRDGELPEVADSGSDPDVAGERLWARDLVHAGLLRVPPRQRAVLVLRYFEDLPVSEVALAMGCTEGTVKSQTARGLVALRAAVEALEGRVVAS; encoded by the coding sequence ATGGGCAAGGCGGACGAGCAGGCGTTCCGCGACTTCGCCGAGCGGCAGGCAGGCGCGCTGCGGCGCACCGCCTACCTGTTCTGCGGCGACTGGCACACGGCGGAGGACCTGATGCAGGCCACCCTGCTCAAGCTCTACCAGGCGTGGCACCGGGTCGAGTGGCGCGACAACGCCAACGCCTACGCCCGCAAGGTCCTGCTGCGCACCTGGCTGGACGAGCGGCGCAGACCGTGGCGCAGGGCCGAGCAGCGGGACGGCGAGCTGCCGGAGGTCGCGGACTCGGGCTCCGACCCGGACGTGGCGGGGGAGCGGCTGTGGGCGAGGGACCTGGTGCACGCCGGCCTGCTGCGCGTGCCGCCGAGACAGCGGGCGGTTCTCGTGCTGAGGTACTTCGAGGACCTGCCGGTGAGCGAGGTGGCCCTGGCGATGGGGTGCACCGAGGGGACGGTCAAGAGCCAGACGGCTCGTGGGCTGGTCGCGCTGCGCGCGGCCGTGGAGGCGTTGGAAGGGCGGGTGGTTGCGTCATGA
- a CDS encoding TetR/AcrR family transcriptional regulator yields MTAAATPKGVRRRQALVEAAAELLVEGGFAALRHRAVAERAGLPLASTTYYFDSIDDLVTAALEHHGDLELARGKARLDELDPDDCDGETVTDLVLELLLGPPGGEQDAEAVVLRYERLIATGRRPYLRPLMHRQKSALHGLILDIFARAGRRVGPERVEELIALVDGAVVNALIEVNPDPRGVARKMLSRALQPR; encoded by the coding sequence ATGACAGCCGCCGCGACACCCAAGGGCGTCCGCCGCCGCCAGGCGCTGGTGGAGGCCGCCGCGGAGCTGCTCGTGGAGGGCGGGTTCGCCGCGCTGCGCCACCGGGCCGTCGCCGAGCGCGCCGGCCTGCCGCTGGCCTCCACCACCTACTACTTCGACTCGATCGACGACCTGGTCACCGCCGCGCTGGAGCACCACGGCGACCTGGAGCTGGCGCGCGGCAAGGCCCGGCTGGACGAGCTCGACCCCGACGACTGCGACGGCGAGACCGTCACCGACCTCGTCCTGGAGCTCCTGCTCGGCCCGCCGGGCGGCGAGCAGGACGCCGAGGCCGTCGTGCTGCGCTACGAGCGCCTCATCGCCACCGGCCGCCGCCCCTACCTGCGCCCGCTCATGCACCGGCAGAAGAGCGCGCTGCACGGCCTCATCCTCGACATCTTCGCCCGAGCGGGCAGGCGGGTCGGGCCCGAGCGCGTCGAGGAGCTGATCGCCCTCGTCGACGGGGCCGTCGTCAACGCCCTCATCGAGGTGAACCCGGACCCCAGGGGCGTCGCCAGGAAGATGCTCTCCCGCGCCCTGCAACCCCGCTGA
- a CDS encoding SigE family RNA polymerase sigma factor: MDQHDEQEFAEYFAARREAVRRTAFLLCGDWHRADDLAQTAFVALHRKWRKIRDRGALDAYVRRCVVRAVIDESRRPWRRERFVDAVPERPSADEVAESVVTREALVVGLKRVPPRQRAVLVLRFLEGLDVTAAAEALGCTEGTVKSQTARGLAALREALGDALDDLRSAS, translated from the coding sequence GTGGACCAGCACGACGAGCAGGAGTTCGCGGAGTACTTCGCGGCTCGCCGGGAGGCCGTGCGCCGAACGGCGTTCCTGCTGTGCGGTGACTGGCACCGGGCGGACGACCTCGCCCAGACCGCGTTCGTCGCGCTGCACCGCAAGTGGCGCAAGATCCGGGACAGGGGCGCGCTCGACGCCTACGTCCGCCGCTGCGTGGTGCGCGCGGTGATCGACGAGTCCAGGCGGCCGTGGCGGCGGGAGCGGTTCGTGGACGCGGTCCCCGAGCGGCCCTCCGCCGACGAGGTCGCCGAGTCGGTGGTCACCAGGGAGGCGCTCGTCGTGGGGCTCAAGCGGGTGCCGCCGAGGCAGCGGGCGGTGCTCGTGCTGCGGTTCCTGGAGGGCCTGGACGTCACGGCCGCCGCCGAGGCGCTGGGCTGCACCGAGGGCACCGTCAAGAGCCAGACCGCGCGGGGCCTCGCGGCACTGCGCGAAGCGCTGGGCGACGCGCTCGACGACCTGAGGTCGGCGTCCTGA
- a CDS encoding threonine aldolase family protein: MTQLAPIDLRSDTVTQPDEKMRLAMSVAEVGDDVLDQDPTMRRLEERVADLLGVDAALWVPSGSMGNLIALMAHLRRGDRFLAARGAHVLDAELGTAAWLAGGMPHPLEWDVAPGRVTAESVRAAAGAPGPYYTLTSRLLCLENTHNAAGGTVTPPDEHALLVSAARDIGLRVHLDGARLWNAAVGLGLPPAALTVGVDTVQVCLSKGLGAPVGSVVGGTATFVQEARRLRKMLGGGVRQGGVLAAAGLIGLDRIDDLEADHVNAATLADGLVELGWDVVRPETNIVLAEVPDLEVTLSGLRHLGVHASTMSGKVRFVTHRDVGAEAIAEALRRISSAS; the protein is encoded by the coding sequence GTGACCCAGCTCGCACCGATCGACCTCCGCTCGGACACCGTGACGCAGCCCGACGAGAAGATGCGCCTGGCCATGTCGGTCGCCGAAGTGGGCGACGACGTGCTCGACCAGGACCCCACGATGCGCAGACTGGAGGAGCGGGTCGCGGACCTGCTCGGCGTGGACGCGGCGCTGTGGGTGCCGTCCGGGTCCATGGGGAACCTGATCGCGCTGATGGCGCACCTGCGGCGGGGCGACCGGTTCCTGGCCGCGCGGGGCGCGCACGTGCTGGACGCCGAGCTGGGCACCGCGGCGTGGCTCGCGGGCGGGATGCCCCACCCGTTGGAGTGGGACGTCGCCCCCGGACGGGTCACGGCCGAGTCGGTGCGCGCCGCCGCCGGAGCGCCCGGCCCCTACTACACGCTGACCTCGCGGCTGCTGTGCCTGGAGAACACGCACAACGCGGCGGGCGGGACCGTGACGCCGCCGGACGAGCACGCGCTGCTGGTGTCGGCGGCCCGCGACATCGGCCTGCGGGTCCACCTGGACGGGGCGCGGCTGTGGAACGCGGCGGTGGGGCTGGGGCTGCCGCCCGCGGCGCTGACCGTGGGCGTGGACACCGTGCAGGTGTGCCTGAGCAAGGGCCTGGGCGCGCCGGTCGGGTCGGTGGTCGGCGGGACCGCCACGTTCGTGCAGGAGGCGCGGCGGCTGCGCAAGATGCTCGGCGGCGGGGTGCGGCAGGGCGGGGTGCTGGCCGCGGCCGGGCTGATCGGGCTGGACCGGATCGACGACCTGGAGGCCGACCACGTGAACGCGGCGACGCTCGCGGACGGGCTGGTCGAGCTGGGCTGGGACGTGGTGCGGCCGGAGACCAACATCGTGCTCGCCGAGGTGCCCGACCTGGAGGTGACCCTCAGCGGCCTGCGGCACCTCGGGGTGCACGCCAGCACGATGTCGGGCAAGGTCCGGTTCGTGACGCACCGCGACGTGGGCGCCGAGGCCATCGCGGAGGCCCTGCGCCGCATCTCCTCGGCGAGCTGA
- a CDS encoding HAD family hydrolase, which produces MRWIVFDYGEVISHPSEELPRLAALLGVADVGEAYWRHRDAYDRGLSDEAYWALVGAEHGLDVGPELAGRLAEVDRDGWMRPSGESVALIGELASAGVPLALLSNAASSFGRAVERQAWTRHFRHLVFSGDLGVIKPDPEVWRLLAERLGVEPGDCVFLDDRQVNVDGAVAAGMSGLLWRGVADARERLVGLGVL; this is translated from the coding sequence GTGCGCTGGATCGTGTTCGACTACGGCGAGGTCATCAGCCACCCGAGCGAGGAGCTGCCCCGGCTGGCCGCGCTGCTCGGCGTCGCCGACGTGGGCGAGGCGTACTGGCGGCACCGGGACGCCTACGACCGGGGGCTGTCCGACGAGGCGTACTGGGCGCTCGTGGGGGCCGAGCACGGCCTGGACGTGGGGCCGGAGCTGGCCGGGCGGCTGGCCGAGGTGGACCGGGACGGGTGGATGCGGCCGTCCGGGGAGAGCGTGGCGCTGATCGGGGAGCTGGCCTCGGCCGGGGTCCCGCTGGCGCTGCTGTCCAACGCGGCGTCGTCGTTTGGGCGGGCCGTGGAGCGGCAGGCGTGGACCCGGCACTTCCGGCACCTGGTGTTCTCCGGGGACCTGGGCGTGATCAAGCCGGACCCGGAGGTGTGGCGGCTGCTCGCGGAGCGGCTGGGGGTCGAGCCTGGGGACTGCGTGTTCCTGGACGACCGGCAGGTCAACGTGGACGGCGCGGTGGCGGCCGGGATGTCGGGGCTGCTGTGGCGCGGGGTGGCCGACGCCAGGGAGCGGCTGGTGGGGCTGGGCGTGCTGTAG
- a CDS encoding pyridoxal phosphate-dependent aminotransferase, with amino-acid sequence MPGVSTRSDVPPFRVMEVLSAAAERQRAKGDVVSLAAGQPSGRAPSPVLEAAHRALVEQPLGYTEQLGIPELREAIAGHYDHEHGLAVSPDDVVVTTGSSGAFLLAFLAAFDPGDRVALARPGYPAYRNILRALGCEVVELQCGPDTRFQPTADMLEGLDVKGLVLASPANPTGTVLAAPELAALTGWCAERGVRLVSDEIYHGISFGAPLSSAWETSRDAVVVNSFSKAFAMTGWRLGWALMPPDLRAAADRLTGNFTLCPPALPQHAAVAAFTPESRAEMAALVEGYRVNRDLLLKGLADLGITRVAPADGAFYAYADVSHLTDDSTAFCRRLLDDTGVAIVPGADFDPVLGHEHVRFSFASSREDVEEALRRIGNWLEPLGPPAR; translated from the coding sequence ATGCCCGGTGTCTCCACCAGATCGGACGTCCCCCCGTTCCGCGTGATGGAGGTGCTGTCCGCCGCGGCCGAGCGGCAGCGCGCCAAGGGGGACGTGGTCTCCCTCGCGGCGGGCCAGCCGTCGGGCCGCGCCCCGAGCCCGGTGCTGGAGGCCGCGCACCGCGCCCTGGTCGAGCAGCCCCTCGGCTACACCGAGCAGCTGGGCATCCCGGAGCTGCGCGAGGCCATCGCGGGCCACTACGACCACGAGCACGGCCTGGCCGTCTCCCCGGACGACGTGGTCGTCACCACCGGCTCCTCGGGCGCGTTCCTGCTGGCGTTCCTGGCCGCGTTCGACCCCGGCGACCGGGTCGCGCTGGCCCGCCCCGGCTACCCGGCCTACCGCAACATCCTGCGTGCCCTCGGCTGCGAGGTCGTGGAGCTCCAGTGCGGCCCGGACACCCGCTTCCAGCCCACCGCCGACATGCTGGAGGGCCTGGACGTGAAGGGCCTGGTGCTGGCCAGCCCCGCGAACCCCACCGGCACGGTGCTGGCCGCGCCGGAGCTGGCCGCCCTCACCGGCTGGTGCGCCGAGCGCGGCGTGCGGCTGGTCAGCGACGAGATCTACCACGGCATCAGCTTCGGCGCGCCGCTCAGCTCGGCCTGGGAGACCTCCCGCGACGCGGTCGTGGTGAACTCGTTCTCCAAGGCGTTCGCGATGACCGGCTGGCGCCTGGGCTGGGCGCTCATGCCGCCGGACCTGCGGGCCGCCGCCGACCGGCTGACCGGCAACTTCACCCTGTGCCCGCCCGCGCTGCCGCAGCACGCCGCCGTCGCCGCGTTCACCCCCGAGTCCCGCGCCGAGATGGCGGCCCTGGTCGAGGGCTACCGGGTGAACCGCGACCTGCTGCTCAAGGGCCTGGCCGACCTGGGCATCACCCGCGTGGCCCCGGCGGACGGCGCGTTCTACGCCTACGCCGACGTCAGCCACCTCACCGACGACTCGACGGCGTTCTGCCGCAGGCTGCTCGACGACACCGGCGTGGCGATCGTGCCCGGCGCGGACTTCGACCCCGTGCTCGGCCACGAGCACGTGCGCTTCTCGTTCGCCTCGTCCCGCGAGGACGTCGAGGAGGCGCTGCGCCGGATCGGGAACTGGCTGGAACCCCTCGGCCCGCCCGCGCGTTGA